One genomic segment of Gossypium arboreum isolate Shixiya-1 chromosome 3, ASM2569848v2, whole genome shotgun sequence includes these proteins:
- the LOC108475027 gene encoding uncharacterized protein LOC108475027 codes for MGLCTAIECKIRALEVYGDSTLVIYQFKGEWETRDSKLINYRRLVLGLIEEFDDITFNYLPGGENQMTNALATLASMIKVSRQEDAKLIQISIYEAPSHCYNIEEEERDDYSWYQDILRYVRNREYPDQATENDKRILKRLTCDYVLDGEILYKRRKDQVLLRCVDAVEVKKILEEVHEGVCGTHANGFTMGRKIIRFGYY; via the coding sequence atgggactcTGTACAGCCATAGAATGCAAGATCAGAGcgctagaagtatatggagattctacgCTAGTGATTTACCAatttaaaggtgaatgggagacaagagactctaaattgattaattatcgaaGGTTAGTTTTGGGGTTAATtgaggagtttgatgatattaccttcaattatctcccaggAGGTGAAAACCAAATGACAAATGCTTTGGCTACTTTGGCTTCTATGATTAAAGTGAGCAGACAAGAAGATGCAAAACTCATTCAGATAAGTATTTACGAGGCCCCATCTCATTGTTACAACATAGAGGAAGAAGAAAGAGATGACTActcttggtatcaagatatattacgatatgtgagaaATCGTGAGTATCCTGACCAGgcaactgagaatgataaaaggataTTGAAAAGACTAACCTGTGATTATGTCTTAGATGGAGAGATCCtttacaaaagaagaaaggatcaggtactattgagatgtgtggatgctgTTGAAgttaagaaaatcttggaagaagttcacgagggtgtttgtggAACGCATGCTAATGGTTTCACAATGGGAAGGAAAATTATAAGATTTGGATATTACTAG